ACTCAATTACATTTTCGTTTGTTACTTGATTATATCTTATTTGGTTGGTTAATAGTTCTCTTTCGAATATTGTATGATATATTGGTGGTAGAGCGTCTGGCTCTATACAGAAACCAGTATTATCATCGCTATAGTATTGCTGTGCTCCGTAGTTTAATGCAAATATTGTTTTATATGTATTAGTGTTATTTTCCATGGTGTATATTTTTTCAGTAGTGTTTGCTGGCACCACATCTTTTGTGTTGTATATTGTTCTATTAGAATTTCCTTCAACATCTGTTTTGTTTATTATTGTGTTATTTGGTATTGTGTTATTTATTAATGTTATAAAGCTATATTCAATGTATATTGAGGAACTGTTATCTGTTGCAGTGTTATTGTTGAATTGATTGTTTTCAATGCTTTGATTTCCTGATACAGAGTATATTGCTCCCCCATACTTTGCATTATTATTTGTGAAGTTATTGTTTGATACGGTTTGACTGCTTATACTGTTTAGTATTGCTCCACCATCGTTTGTTGCTGTGTTGTTTTTGAAGTTGTTATTGTTTATATTATCTTTTGTATTGAAGCTGTATATTGCTCCTCCATAACCTGCATTGTTATCTATGAATGTATTGTTGGATATGTTGTTTGTATCATTATTTGATTCTAAATTAAGAGTATTATGGAAGTTCATTACTCCTCCGTACTTTGCACTGTTATTTGTGAAGGTATTATTTGTTAAAGTAGTGCTTCCATGATTAGCAGATAATACTCCTCCATTAGTTGCATTATTATCTGTGAAATTGTTGTTATTTAATAATGTATGTACATTAAAGGAATATATTACTCCTCCCTCTTTATTAGCACGATTTTTAATGAATGTACTATTATCTATCGTTGCATTTGCATATAACTGTATAGCACCACCAGTTTCTGTAACAGAATTATTTATGAAAGTACTGTTAATAATACTCATATTATTATATGTGGCACTTATAGCTCCTCCATAGCTTGCATTGTTATCTGTGAATGTACTGTTTATAATGGTCCTAGTTTCATCATTTGAATTTATAGCTCCACCAGTAAAAATTGCATTATTACCTGTGAATGTACTGTTTATAATATGTAACTCTCCATTACCAGAATATATTGCTCCACCTAAACTTGCAGTGTTATCTGTGAATGTACTGTTGATAATACTTAACACTCCATTAGCTGAGTGTATTGCTCCACCATAGGTGACAGCACTATTATTAGTGAATGTTGAATTATTAATTGTTAAATTACCATTATTATTTATTGCACTAGTTGTTCCATTTTTGAATGTTATTCCATTAATATTAATAGTATATCCATTACTAATAGATAGGATATTACTATTATTACCCATGAATATTATTGTTTTACCAGATTCTGCTGTTATATTGAAGTTTTTAACATTTGCTGTTACTGTGTTTGAGTTGATGTTTAAGGTATTTTTATAATAATAAGTGTCATTATCGTCGTCTGTTACTAGATATACTGTACCTCCATTACTTACCTTGGTTAATGCATTTGTTATATTGGTTGGTTTTGTACTATCACTACCATCACCTGTTCCCTTACTGTTAACATAAACATAGCCTTCATTTGATTCTTGTTTTAGTTTCTTTGTTGTTTGTGTTTTCTTTGTTATTGATTGTGAATTGTTACTTTTCAAAGTAGTATTAGTTTCTATATGAGAACTATTACTTTCATGTATAGTATTACTTTTCAATGGTGCTGTGTTATTAACATCATTAGCGTTAACTGAAGTTAATAATATTAATACAGTGAAGATTAATATCATTATAGATACGTGTTTTCTTGTTATATTCATCTATTTTCACCTCCTTCTATGTAGTATATCTAATGATATTTCTGAAAAGATATCATGGTTATTATTAATTTTATTTTATAAATATTTTTCTTAATCGCTTAAATTCGTTTAATCATTATTTTTGAAAAAAGAGACGTTCAACTACTTTTTATTTGATAATATAATGTTTATATGTATATCTTTTTGATAATTAAGAATTTTTTTTATAAAATAGCCTATAAGTTGTTATCTAACTGATTCTCATGCTTTGTAGAAAATCTATAATTTATAATAATATTATTCAAAAGAATTATGAGATCTTTAAAATATGGGAGAATGGGCAGTCAAAATTATTTTTTAAGTAATACTTCTTGATGAACTAGTTAAATTCACTAAATTATTTTTTATTATATAAGTACCTTATAAAATTTAATAATCAAAAAAAAAATAGAAAGAATTGAAATCAAATAATATCATAACTCTTCTTTTAATAATTCAAAGAAATCCACACATTTATCAGGATTTACTCTATGTAAAGTATGATAACAAGAAGGACAATAAGTTATTACTTTACTTCCACTAAGAGTTTTTAATGCCATTTTTTTAGTTAATTCTTTACTACCGGCTTTCATACCTGCACCAAAACCACAGCAAGAATTAGCACGATCTTTAGGCACATTCTTAACAATATTTCTAACTTGTTCTTTTCGTTCAAGTGCATGACATGGATCATGAATAATATAACCCTCACAATTAATTTCTTCATTGTTAAATAAATCCATAGCAAATATTACATCAATATTAAAATCAGGATATTTTGTATAGTATTTTGTGAATGATTCATAGCATCCTGGACATATTGTTATGATTTTTTTCACACCATGCCTATTAAATTTGTCTATGTTGTTCTTTACTACTTTATCAGCTATTTCATAGTTTTTTAATTCAAATAGCATTACACCACAACAACTTTCATCGGACAATACATCGTACTTGACTTCTTTTTTATCAAGACATTCTGTAACAAAATCTATTAATTCACTTTCTCTAAATCTACAAGTACAGCCTCTATGAAGTATAGTTTCATGGGTTTTACCATCATCAACTAGTTGCATGTCTTCTCCATAAGTGTTACCTTTGTATATTATGTTATTTTTTATTTTATCTGAATAGTTCATAAATTATTAAGTCCTTCTAATATTTTTTCTAGATAATTATCTTATATTTTTTTCTTCTATTATCTCTTCTTCTTGAATCATAGGCTATTAAATCATATACAACCGGATCGTTTATCAATATTTTCCATACTTTATATGTTTCATTGATGAACTCCTTATTTAATTCCAGATTATCTCTTATTATTGGACACTCATAAGGTATTTCATTTTCATCAAGAATTAGGTGAAGAGTACCCTTACTATTTATATGAGGTATTAGAGGAAATGTTCTGCATTGAATAGGTCTAATACTACGATTACAATGGGGTGGGTTTGTGCATTCAACAAGGTATACATCATCATCCCAACTATGAGGGTAATCTATGTCTTTTGAACTAATACAGTATAGATTGAAGCCATCACTATCTTCATACATTAATTCTTCTCCAGGTAGAAGATATAATCCTACTTTTTCCTCTTTGTTATTATCATCATAGACGCAGCATATTTCTCCACATAGTTTTCCACAATCATAGTCAAGTGGTGATACTTTATCTAGCATATCATATATTTTCTGTATATTTTTTTTCATCTGACTTGCAGTTATTTCCATGTATTAATACTCCTGGTATTTATTTTAATTATGAATTAATCTAATCTAGTAGTTGTTTTTTCATTATTATATTATTGGTTTTTTTTAATTAGTATAATTAATGAGATTTATTATATTAGACTTAGAATAGATAAAATTAGTTGTATGTTTTCCGCGGATTTTGAAAAAAAATATAATTTTTATATAAAATATGTTAATTAGAATTACTTGATAATTATTGTTTGTTCACACCTATATTTTATATAAAAATGCATTAGTCTAATAAGACAGTTATATATTATATTCAATCTATATAAATAGTTAGT
This genomic interval from Candidatus Methanosphaera massiliense contains the following:
- a CDS encoding autotransporter outer membrane beta-barrel domain-containing protein is translated as MNITRKHVSIMILIFTVLILLTSVNANDVNNTAPLKSNTIHESNSSHIETNTTLKSNNSQSITKKTQTTKKLKQESNEGYVYVNSKGTGDGSDSTKPTNITNALTKVSNGGTVYLVTDDDNDTYYYKNTLNINSNTVTANVKNFNITAESGKTIIFMGNNSNILSISNGYTININGITFKNGTTSAINNNGNLTINNSTFTNNSAVTYGGAIHSANGVLSIINSTFTDNTASLGGAIYSGNGELHIINSTFTGNNAIFTGGAINSNDETRTIINSTFTDNNASYGGAISATYNNMSIINSTFINNSVTETGGAIQLYANATIDNSTFIKNRANKEGGVIYSFNVHTLLNNNNFTDNNATNGGVLSANHGSTTLTNNTFTNNSAKYGGVMNFHNTLNLESNNDTNNISNNTFIDNNAGYGGAIYSFNTKDNINNNNFKNNTATNDGGAILNSISSQTVSNNNFTNNNAKYGGAIYSVSGNQSIENNQFNNNTATDNSSSIYIEYSFITLINNTIPNNTIINKTDVEGNSNRTIYNTKDVVPANTTEKIYTMENNTNTYKTIFALNYGAQQYYSDDNTGFCIEPDALPPIYHTIFERELLTNQIRYNQVTNENVIEYIKGFLVLFWNDTESFDDPTDLTIYQEGINFLIKNDFHNTTKLSETLPGFKHPQQYYITKIEDALKNSKIPNSGLLRDNKTTYQIYYYKALDEYNSGTHYQNMIGISINKTPLNMSWAWKLVNETTNKTYTVNYTVNVTVKEPYNETEEYQENITVEEPYNVTETYTVNVSIQEPYNRTETYNVNVTTQEPYNVTEQYTVNVTKQKPYITTRENTRTKNINKGIEKNTKTNNLYNKNNNKSRNVTIQETRTRTVTKYRNVTTQETRTRTVTEYRNVTTQEIKNITVTKYRNVTKTVTRTRIVTKYRPVTHEEQRSQTITQISYHYKLYIYLLYLEGKISYNDLVAIIGSENIQFNENGSIVLDFENIEDIPDNISVTGLNNTAIPTTSDDIDASNPDGLENPVMDAGIITTEI
- a CDS encoding (Fe-S)-binding protein, with the translated sequence MNYSDKIKNNIIYKGNTYGEDMQLVDDGKTHETILHRGCTCRFRESELIDFVTECLDKKEVKYDVLSDESCCGVMLFELKNYEIADKVVKNNIDKFNRHGVKKIITICPGCYESFTKYYTKYPDFNIDVIFAMDLFNNEEINCEGYIIHDPCHALERKEQVRNIVKNVPKDRANSCCGFGAGMKAGSKELTKKMALKTLSGSKVITYCPSCYHTLHRVNPDKCVDFFELLKEEL